A portion of the Magnetovibrio sp. genome contains these proteins:
- a CDS encoding Tex family protein — MDTIELLDGGATVPFIARYRKEATGGLDDAQLRTLEERLRYLRELNERREAILKSIDEQGKLDDALRAKIAAADTKSRLEDLYLPFKPKRRTKAQIAREAGLEPLALGLLENPTLDPRVEAAAYVNDDVADVDAALEGAKQILIERFAEDAELVGRLRDTMWDEAHLTSRVIEGKEADGAKFSDYFAYHEALKSVPSHRALAIFRGRKEEILRASLVVGDPDQPPYPHPYESHVAAHFGLRDEGRPADVWLIEAARWAWRVKMALHIELDLMQRLWSDAEEEAIRVFAQNLRDLLLAAPAGQRATIGLDPGFRTGVKVAVVDATGKLVETATIYPHEPQKRWDESVATVAVLAKKHNAELIAIGNGTASRETDKLAAEVIDRHPDLNLKKIMVSEAGASVYSASAYASQEFPDIDVSLRGAVSIGRRLQDPLAELVKIEPKAIGVGQYQHDLSEHRLSRALEAVVEDCVNAVGVDLNTASQPLLAQVSGLGDSLAANVVAYRDANGAFKSRKDLMKVPRLGDKAFEQCAGFLRIKNGDNPLDGSAVHPESYPLVERILATTKIDLGDLMGNAKILRTLNPQDFANENFGPATVKDILAELEKPGRDPRPEFKTAEFKDGVEKISDLKPGMQLEGVVTNVANFGAFVDIGVHQDGLVHVSQLADRFVKDPREVVKPGDVVKVRVQEVDAARKRISLTMRTKTQDGDAPARSNAPSKPHGKPAKVKAPKAPDTSGGALAEAFARARQK; from the coding sequence ATGGACACCATCGAACTGTTGGACGGCGGCGCCACGGTGCCGTTCATCGCCCGCTACCGTAAGGAAGCGACCGGTGGCTTGGACGACGCGCAACTGCGCACCCTGGAAGAACGCCTGCGCTACCTGCGCGAATTGAACGAACGCCGCGAAGCGATCCTCAAAAGCATCGACGAACAAGGTAAACTGGACGACGCGCTACGCGCCAAGATCGCCGCCGCCGACACCAAGTCGCGCCTGGAAGACCTCTACCTGCCGTTCAAGCCCAAACGTCGAACCAAGGCGCAGATCGCCCGCGAGGCCGGATTGGAGCCGTTGGCCCTGGGCTTGTTGGAAAACCCCACGCTCGATCCGCGCGTTGAGGCCGCGGCTTACGTCAACGACGATGTCGCCGATGTGGATGCGGCCTTGGAAGGTGCCAAACAAATTCTCATCGAACGCTTTGCCGAAGATGCCGAACTGGTCGGGCGCTTGCGCGACACCATGTGGGACGAAGCCCACCTGACCTCGCGCGTGATTGAAGGCAAGGAAGCGGACGGGGCCAAGTTTTCGGATTACTTCGCCTATCATGAAGCTTTGAAATCGGTGCCGTCGCATCGCGCCTTGGCGATTTTCCGCGGCCGCAAGGAAGAGATCTTGCGCGCCAGTTTGGTGGTCGGCGATCCCGACCAGCCGCCCTATCCCCATCCGTACGAAAGTCACGTCGCGGCGCATTTCGGCTTGCGCGACGAGGGCCGCCCCGCCGATGTCTGGTTGATCGAGGCCGCGCGCTGGGCATGGCGGGTGAAAATGGCCCTGCACATCGAGCTTGATTTGATGCAACGCCTGTGGAGCGACGCCGAAGAGGAAGCCATCCGCGTGTTCGCGCAAAACCTGCGTGACCTGTTGCTGGCCGCGCCTGCGGGACAGCGCGCCACCATCGGGCTCGACCCCGGGTTTCGTACCGGCGTGAAGGTCGCGGTGGTGGACGCTACCGGCAAATTGGTGGAAACCGCGACGATCTATCCGCACGAACCGCAAAAGCGTTGGGACGAAAGCGTCGCCACCGTTGCGGTGCTGGCAAAAAAACACAACGCCGAACTGATCGCCATCGGCAACGGTACGGCGTCACGCGAAACCGACAAGCTGGCCGCCGAGGTGATCGACCGCCATCCCGATTTGAATTTAAAGAAGATCATGGTGTCGGAAGCGGGCGCATCGGTGTATTCGGCGTCCGCCTACGCATCCCAGGAATTTCCCGACATCGACGTGTCGCTGCGCGGTGCGGTGTCCATCGGGCGGCGCTTGCAGGACCCGTTGGCGGAACTGGTGAAGATCGAGCCCAAGGCCATCGGTGTCGGTCAATATCAGCACGACCTGTCCGAACATCGCCTCAGCCGCGCGTTGGAAGCGGTGGTGGAAGATTGCGTCAACGCCGTCGGCGTCGATTTGAACACCGCGTCGCAGCCGTTGCTGGCCCAAGTTTCGGGTCTGGGCGACAGCTTGGCGGCCAACGTGGTGGCGTATCGCGACGCCAACGGTGCGTTCAAAAGCCGCAAGGATTTGATGAAGGTGCCGCGTCTGGGCGACAAGGCGTTCGAACAATGCGCGGGTTTCTTGCGGATCAAAAACGGCGACAACCCGCTGGACGGATCGGCGGTGCACCCGGAAAGCTATCCCTTGGTTGAACGCATCTTGGCGACCACCAAGATCGACCTCGGCGATTTGATGGGCAATGCCAAGATCCTGCGCACACTCAACCCGCAAGACTTCGCCAACGAAAACTTCGGCCCCGCAACGGTCAAGGACATCTTGGCAGAACTGGAAAAACCCGGCCGCGATCCGCGCCCGGAATTCAAGACCGCCGAATTCAAGGACGGGGTGGAAAAGATCAGCGATCTAAAGCCCGGCATGCAGCTCGAAGGCGTGGTCACCAACGTCGCCAATTTCGGTGCGTTCGTCGACATCGGCGTGCACCAAGACGGCTTGGTGCACGTGTCGCAACTGGCCGATCGCTTCGTCAAGGATCCGCGCGAAGTGGTCAAACCCGGCGACGTGGTCAAGGTCCGCGTGCAAGAGGTCGATGCGGCGCGCAAGCGCATTTCACTGACCATGCGCACCAAAACGCAAGATGGCGACGCCCCGGCACGATCGAACGCGCCGTCCAAGCCGCACGGCAAACCTGCCAAAGTCAAAGCGCCCAAGGCCCCAGACACATCGGGCGGCGCGCTGGCCGAGGCATTTGCCCGCGCGCGTCAAAAATAG
- a CDS encoding 4Fe-4S dicluster domain-containing protein has product MGKVGNPRNHAIVIDAGGLDGLIKALRKSGYATIGPKARDGAVVLEEIASTDELPLGLVDDQQPGAYRLSKAKKPAYFDFTHGAQTWKRYLFPAKEKLWTAQKTAKGFEVQTEVDAPKYAFIGVRACELSAMQIQDKVFIEGDHVATGYKARRDKALIVALNCRRAGGTCFCTSMNTGPKVKDGYDLALTELSNKDSHAFLVEAGSAQGEKILARLDGREATGADFKAAAKAVNKAAKSMGREMPTDAAKTLTDNLESPRWQEIAKRCLDCANCTLVCPTCFCNTTSDSTSLDGQTTERWRQWDSCFTLDFSYIHGGAIRRDGAQRYRQWMTHKLSSWHDQFGVSGCVGCGRCITWCPVGIDITAEVRAMADKT; this is encoded by the coding sequence ATGGGCAAGGTGGGCAATCCCCGAAATCATGCAATCGTCATCGACGCCGGCGGGCTGGACGGCCTGATCAAGGCGTTGCGCAAAAGCGGTTACGCGACCATCGGCCCCAAGGCGCGCGACGGCGCCGTGGTGTTGGAAGAGATCGCCTCTACCGACGAATTGCCCCTGGGGTTGGTCGACGACCAGCAACCCGGCGCGTATCGTTTGAGCAAAGCCAAGAAGCCCGCTTACTTCGATTTCACTCACGGTGCACAAACATGGAAGCGCTATCTGTTTCCCGCCAAAGAGAAGCTGTGGACGGCGCAAAAGACCGCCAAAGGCTTTGAGGTCCAAACCGAGGTCGATGCGCCCAAATACGCCTTCATCGGCGTGCGCGCGTGTGAACTCAGCGCCATGCAAATTCAAGACAAGGTGTTCATCGAAGGCGATCACGTCGCCACCGGATACAAGGCGCGCCGCGACAAGGCCTTGATCGTCGCCCTCAATTGCCGCCGCGCGGGGGGGACGTGTTTTTGCACCTCCATGAATACGGGGCCCAAGGTCAAAGACGGCTATGATCTGGCGCTGACGGAACTGAGCAACAAAGACAGCCACGCGTTCTTGGTCGAGGCGGGCAGCGCACAAGGCGAAAAAATCCTCGCCCGCCTTGATGGCCGTGAAGCGACCGGTGCGGATTTCAAGGCCGCAGCCAAGGCTGTCAACAAAGCCGCCAAGTCCATGGGCCGGGAGATGCCGACCGACGCGGCGAAAACCTTGACGGACAATCTGGAAAGCCCGCGCTGGCAAGAGATCGCCAAGCGTTGCCTCGATTGCGCCAACTGTACGTTGGTGTGCCCGACCTGTTTTTGCAACACCACGTCCGACTCCACCAGCTTGGACGGTCAAACGACCGAACGCTGGCGGCAGTGGGATTCGTGTTTCACTCTGGATTTCAGCTACATCCACGGCGGCGCAATCCGTCGCGACGGGGCGCAACGCTATCGTCAGTGGATGACCCATAAATTGAGCTCTTGGCACGATCAGTTCGGCGTGTCGGGGTGCGTCGGGTGCGGACGGTGCATCACCTGGTGCCCGGTCGGCATCGACATCACCGCCGAAGTCCGCGCCATGGCCGACAAGACTTGA
- a CDS encoding cyclic nucleotide-binding domain-containing protein, whose product MVKVEGLDKLLAEHPFFKGMDETSRKTLAGCARNERFNEGDYIAHEGKPAERFYFVRSGTVALEFHVQGQDGLVIETLHDGDVFGWSWMVPPYEWAYDIRAVTLTRVISLEATCLRKKLKKDNALGFELYSRFVPVMAKRLYSARQQLTDMYGKS is encoded by the coding sequence ATGGTGAAGGTGGAAGGTCTCGATAAACTGCTGGCGGAACATCCGTTCTTTAAAGGCATGGATGAAACCTCGCGCAAGACCTTGGCGGGATGCGCGCGCAACGAGCGCTTCAACGAGGGGGATTACATCGCCCACGAAGGCAAGCCGGCGGAACGTTTTTATTTCGTTCGCTCCGGTACCGTGGCGCTGGAATTTCATGTTCAAGGCCAAGACGGTCTGGTGATCGAAACCCTGCATGACGGCGACGTGTTCGGTTGGTCGTGGATGGTGCCGCCCTATGAATGGGCGTACGACATTCGCGCCGTCACGCTGACCCGTGTCATCAGCTTGGAAGCCACCTGTCTGCGCAAGAAGCTCAAAAAAGACAACGCGCTGGGGTTCGAGCTGTACAGCCGTTTCGTGCCGGTGATGGCCAAGCGCCTCTACAGCGCCCGCCAGCAACTGACAGATATGTACGGCAAGTCCTGA
- a CDS encoding FAD/NAD(P)-binding protein encodes MSTQIKLDPMTPVPFAVAKRVQELADTFTIELAPTSTDGFVFQPGQFNMLYAFGVGEVPISISGDPSDPSKLVHTVRNVGAVTDALSKLKKGEQLGVRGPFGSAWPVVEAEGNDVVIVAGGIGLAPLRPAIEHVLANRSKYGRFVVLYGARSPADVLYMKQLQMWRGRLDTYVDVTVDHAGRDWAGNVGVVTRLIGRANFDVHHAKVFICGPELMMRFTIKELSDLGVAKDDIYVSMERNMKCAIGHCGHCQFGGHFICKDGPVFPYARIENLMQVRGL; translated from the coding sequence ATGAGCACCCAGATCAAACTCGATCCGATGACACCGGTGCCGTTCGCCGTCGCCAAGCGCGTCCAGGAACTGGCGGACACCTTCACCATCGAACTTGCTCCCACATCAACTGACGGCTTCGTTTTTCAGCCCGGTCAATTCAACATGCTCTATGCGTTCGGTGTGGGCGAGGTGCCGATTTCCATCAGCGGTGATCCTTCCGATCCGTCAAAACTGGTGCACACCGTGCGCAACGTGGGCGCGGTCACGGATGCCTTGTCGAAGTTGAAAAAGGGCGAGCAGCTCGGCGTGCGCGGTCCGTTCGGCAGCGCCTGGCCGGTGGTCGAGGCAGAAGGCAACGACGTGGTGATCGTCGCCGGCGGCATCGGTCTCGCGCCGTTGCGTCCGGCCATCGAACATGTGCTCGCCAATCGCTCCAAGTATGGACGCTTTGTCGTTTTGTATGGCGCGCGTTCACCCGCCGACGTCTTGTACATGAAGCAACTGCAGATGTGGCGGGGACGATTGGACACATACGTGGACGTCACCGTCGATCACGCTGGTCGCGATTGGGCGGGCAACGTCGGTGTGGTGACGCGCCTGATCGGGCGCGCCAATTTCGATGTGCACCATGCCAAGGTGTTCATCTGTGGCCCCGAACTGATGATGCGCTTCACCATCAAGGAACTCAGCGACCTGGGCGTGGCCAAGGACGACATTTACGTGTCCATGGAACGCAACATGAAGTGCGCGATCGGCCATTGCGGTCATTGCCAGTTCGGTGGCCACTTTATCTGTAAGGACGGTCCGGTATTTCCCTATGCGCGCATCGAAAACCTGATGCAGGTGAGGGGGCTGTGA